In Planctomycetia bacterium, the genomic window AGTAAAGACCGTCCGCGTCGGCGTAGGTGCGCCGGCAAAACCTTGCGACTTAGCCGAAGAGCCGACGCCGAAAGGGATCGATTGGAATCTATGGAACGGCCCGTCGCCCGAGCGCGGCTTCAGTCATATCCTCTGCCCGCTCGACGTCCACAATCACTTCCCGCAGTTTCGCCTCTATCGCGAGTACGCTTGCGGAATGCTCGCCGATATGGGTGCGCATCACTTCGACATCGCGCAATGGGCCTTGAACAAAGACGGGACCGGCCCCGTCGAAATTCATCCGCCCGAACAAGGAGAGACCGGCCTTCGATTCGTCTATGCTGATGGTGTCGAGATGTTCCACGGCGGCCCGAGCGGCTGCACGTTCGAGGGGACGGAAGGGACGATCTACGTCGATCGTAAAGGGATCGAGTCGACGCCGAAGTCGATTCTCGAAACGCCGCTGGGAGAGAAAGATTTCCACTTGCCCGACGTCGGCGGCAATCACAAGCAGAACTGGCTCGACTGCATTCGGACCGGCGAGAAACCTGTCGCCGACGTCGAGATCGGCGCCCGAACGGCTCAAGTGTGTCAATTGGCGAACATCGGCTACCAACTCCGTCGTTCGCTGAAATGGAATCCCGATCGAGAAGAATTTCTCGACGACGCCGAGGCGAATCGGCTGCGAAGTCGCGAGAATCGTTCACCCTGGAATGAGATTTAATGACTTCCAAGACGCTGTGTGCCAACCGAATTGATGCTTCACAATCCGCTCCGAGGCGACCGATTATTTCGGTCAATCCGCTGGAGGCGGAGCCTTGAAACGCTCAGCGAAACAGCCGCGGCAACTCGGTGAACAACGTGAAGCCGCCCATGGCTGTCATGACGGCGACCACGACTCCGCCGGCGATCGTCATCCAGAGCGGATGTCGATAGGTGCCGACGATCTTCCGCCGATAGACGGCCAGGAGCATAATCGCCAGCGCGATCGGCAAGATGAGTCCATTGACGGCTCCCGCCAAAATCAGCAGTCGCACCGCCCGGCCGGCAATGAGAAAGATCGTCGTCGACAACATGATAAACCCGGCGACCACCCAATCATGCCGGCGGTCGACCGTGCGCCTGAGCGTGCGCAGGAACGATACCGATGTGTAGGCGGAACCGGCCACCGACGTGATCGCGGCGGCCCACATGACGACGCCGAACAATCGATAACCGACTTCGCCGGCGGCTAGTCGGAATGCCGAGGCCGGAGGATTGGCGGGATCCGGCGTTAGTCCTTGAGCGACGACCCCCAACACGGCCAAGAACAAGGCGACGCGCATACAGGCCGTTACCAAGATCCCCGAGACCGAACTCTGCGTGACCTGCGGCAAGGTTTCGACGCCGACGATCTTGGCCTCCAACAGACGATGCGCTCCGGCGAACGTGATGTAGCCGCCGACGGTACCGCCGACCAAAGTCACGATCGCCAAGAGGAACGCGGGACGCTGAGCTTCTTCGACGAGCGGCGCTATCGAGCGGACCGCGGCTTCGCCGAGCGGCGGTCGCGCCGTCGCGGCGACGTACAACGTCAACCCGATCATCAACGCTCCGAGGACCAAGACGAACCGGTCCATGGTTCGCGCCGCCCCTTTCGAGAGGAATAGCCCGAC contains:
- a CDS encoding Gfo/Idh/MocA family oxidoreductase, with product MSSPRRVPRRDFLATAAIATAAPFAASRSVIAAPKTPVANERLTLGFIGMGKQSRGHLQWALNNPQTEVVAVCDVHDLRLEDAAVAVGKKYGERKKSGSAVTCASYRDFRKLLARDDIDGVVISTPDHWHAIPSILAARAKKHVYCEKPLSLTISESRAMVAAARENKIVFQTGSQQRTEFGGVFRKAVEYVRSGRIGRVKTVRVGVGAPAKPCDLAEEPTPKGIDWNLWNGPSPERGFSHILCPLDVHNHFPQFRLYREYACGMLADMGAHHFDIAQWALNKDGTGPVEIHPPEQGETGLRFVYADGVEMFHGGPSGCTFEGTEGTIYVDRKGIESTPKSILETPLGEKDFHLPDVGGNHKQNWLDCIRTGEKPVADVEIGARTAQVCQLANIGYQLRRSLKWNPDREEFLDDAEANRLRSRENRSPWNEI
- a CDS encoding divalent metal cation transporter — translated: MIPKARLSPLLGAAFLMATSAIGPGFLTQTTVFTTQFGASFGCVILASILLDVGAQVNVWRIIAVSQMRAQDIANAVLPGLGYVLASLIVFGGLAFNIGNVAGAGLGVNVMFGISVETGAVISALLAVGLFLSKGAARTMDRFVLVLGALMIGLTLYVAATARPPLGEAAVRSIAPLVEEAQRPAFLLAIVTLVGGTVGGYITFAGAHRLLEAKIVGVETLPQVTQSSVSGILVTACMRVALFLAVLGVVAQGLTPDPANPPASAFRLAAGEVGYRLFGVVMWAAAITSVAGSAYTSVSFLRTLRRTVDRRHDWVVAGFIMLSTTIFLIAGRAVRLLILAGAVNGLILPIALAIMLLAVYRRKIVGTYRHPLWMTIAGGVVVAVMTAMGGFTLFTELPRLFR